A single window of Zootoca vivipara chromosome 17, rZooViv1.1, whole genome shotgun sequence DNA harbors:
- the ANKRD35 gene encoding ankyrin repeat domain-containing protein 35 isoform X2, which produces MPWGNLRTFHLAASKGLTECLTILLSYGADVNDKNDDGNTALHLSTIACQPQCVKVLLQHGANEDCVDGENRTPLHWAAISGCASSVLLLCDQEAFLDVMDNNGRTPLMIAAQGNQPAICSQLLQRGAKVDLIDKDGKTALILACESGSTESAELLLQNEANVTLLDKTGHDSLYYATQAKNRKLRRLVRTALKKWKKRELGFDYSSETGSQVPSESGRETDVSSLNLQSEVGDQSDDEEEEDPELKEWRSRYRDEKMKVIQLELQLDQKRKECDTLLEGCKVTKERVWDQVQEINQLLPEGGGGSQGCQELSQRYSRDATEEDYYLNLLAAQVQELKKRRKQQQQEEEKLQKEKAKMAAVQEAGKEEPKAPMAQEEKVLWPGEEEAEERKRHDEELKRLRDEIVAALQEKESAARRVQEMEGHMENMRAVISVYEAKKKAHSGTLKELEARALELEGENQQLRGLLAKHLGECEKLEKQESGLPPGEKLSQFLTEMEEEYSRAQRENAEVASENEALKREAEEALRSKLQFQAVPSGAVKRSVSAWKKIVVGLEGALTKLEQVNSALLEKARPLREAILASGSRVVANRNGYHRKEENGIMEDEEKLPVGDTKPPEELGKAGKGKSQLPEGSSGQVKLRPKPEVAENKARPCRKSSDLEKEVWDLKQNNGSLVKELAELSREREKLQEQLKGLCSPKDGPAEAEAPGSLVEELKQTVDSLNQQLSAESEESRKLRLRLEAQRKEMVSVRDTFLRQMSKEAGQLRPENLDSCILKELHWKLDNVVKKQNEALQLVSEMEEESHALEVDRSLLANHNGLDLSMAEDRAWREGSSEASDAIGDNWKVRQRMSELEEGLQELKGVLEAIQVSLGGRGKEAAQLKEVLDRLVTKMAELRQEEEEALRKHEKVRGMLSVRAQALGEELAALQEKYEEASGECSRHKEDLASERQKNEELIAEAVEHEEEVEELRGKSQMMESAMEKMNRKMEELARTCQDREGKIRKLLKETEKLSSEVLNLRSERARLQLQNEVVQKNHQEIVAIYRTHLLNAAQGFMDEEVHAMLLRILRTNDG; this is translated from the exons ATGCCCTGGGGCAATCTGCGTAC ATTCCACCTGGCGGCCTCCAAGGGGCTCACGGAATGCCTCACCATCCTGCTCTCTTATGGGGCCGATGTTAATGATAAGAATGACGATG GCAACACAGCCCTGCATTTGTCCACCATCGCTTGCCAGCCTCAGTGCGTGAAGGTCCTTCTGCAG CATGGAGCCAATGAAGACTGTGTAGATGGGGAGAACCGGACGCCACTACATTGGGCGG CCATCTCCGGGTGTGCTTCCAGCGTGCTGCTCCTGTGTGATCAAGAGGCCTTCCTGGACGTCATGGATAAT AATGGACGGACGCCTTTGATGATTGCTGCCCAGGGGAACCAGCCTGCCATCTGCTCCCAGTTGCTGCAGAGAGGGGCCAAGGTTGACCTCATTGATAAAGACGGAAA GACGGCTCTCATCCTTGCCTGTGAAAGTGGAAGCACCGAGTCAGCTGAGCTGCTTCTGCAGAATGAGGCCAATGTGACGCTTCTTGACAAGACAGGCCACGACTCCCTCTACTACGCCACGCAGGCCAAGAATCGCAAACTGAGGCGGCTGGTCCGGACTGCCCTGAAGAAGTGGAAGAAAAGAG AACTAGGATTCGATTATTCATCAGAGACTGGTTCACAG GTTCCATCTGAGAGTGGGAGAGAGACTGATGTGAGCAGCCTGAATCTCCAGAGTGAAGTCGGGGACCAAAGCgatgatgaagaagaggaggatccTGAGTTGAAGGAGTGGAGGAGCAGGTACCGAGATGAGAAGATGAAAGTAATCCAGCTGGAACTGCAGTTGGACCAGAAAAGGAAAGAATGCGACACCCTCTTGGAAGGGTGCAAAGTGACGAAGGAAAGGGTCTGGGACCAGGTGCAGGAGATCAACCAGCTCCTTCCTGAGGGTGGCGGAGGGAGCCAGGGCTGTCAGGAGCTGAGCCAACGGTACAGCCGCGATGCCACGGAAGAAGATTACTACCTCAACCTCTTGGCCGCGCAAGTGCAAgagctgaagaagaggaggaagcagcagcagcaggaggaagagaagcttCAGAAAGAGAAAGCCAAAATGGCAGCTGTGCAAGAAGCAGGAAAAGAGGAGCCGAAGGCCCCTATGGCTCAGGAGGAGAAAGTCCTATGGCCTGGCGAGGAGGAGGCCGAAGAACGGAAACGCCACGATGAGGAGCTGAAGCGCCTCCGGGACGAAATTGTGGCAGCCCTCCAGGAAAAAGAGAGTGCTGCAAGGAGGGTGCAGGAGATGGAGGGACACATGGAGAACATGAGGGCCGTGATCAGCGTCTATGAGGCAAAGAAGAAGGCCCACAGCGGGACGCTGAAGGAGCTAGAGGCCCGTGCGCTGGAGCTGGAAGGTGAGAACCAGCAGTTGCGTGGGCTGCTGGCAAAGCACCTGGGAGAGTGTGAGAAGCTGGAGAAGCAAGAGAGTGGGCTCCCCCCCGgggagaagctgtcccagttcctcacagagatggaggaggaatatTCCAGAGCGCAGAGGGAGAATGCTGAGGTGGCTTCCGAGAACGAGGCCCTGAAGCGGGAGGCAGAGGAGGCCCTCAGGAGCAAGCTGCAGTTTCAAGCGGTGCCATCGGGGGCCGTCAAGAGGAGTGTGTCTGCCTGGAAGAAGATTGTGGTGGGTCTGGAAGGCGCCCTGACTAAGTTGGAGCAGGTGAACTCTGCTCTCCTGGAGAAAGCCAGGCCTCTCCGGGAAGCCATCTTGGCCTCCGGGTCCAGAGTTGTGGCCAACAGGAACGGGTATCACAGAAAAGAAGAGAATGGTATCATGGAGGATGAGGAGAAGCTGCCCGTGGGTGATACCAAACCCCCTGAGGAACTCGGAAAAGCCGGGAAAGGCAAGAGCCAGCTCCCTGAGGGCTCTTCCGGGCAGGTCAAGCTCAGGCCAAAGCCTGAGGTGGCAGAAAACAAGGCCCGCCCCTGCAGGAAGAGCTCCGACCTGGAGAAGGAGGTGTGGGACCTCAAGCAGAACAACGGCAGCCTCGTGAAGGAGCTGGCAGAGctgagcagggagagagagaagctccaGGAGCAGCTGAAGGGTTTGTGCTCTCCGAAAGATGGACCCGCCGAGGCAGAGGCACCAGGGAGCTTGGTGGAAGAGCTGAAGCAGACGGTGGACTCTCTGAACCAGCAGCTCTCGGCTGAGAGCGAGGAGTCGAGGAAGCTGCGCCTGAGGCTGGAGGCCCAGAGGAAGGAGATGGTATCTGTGAGGGACACCTTCCTGAGGCAAATGTCCAAAGAGGCTGGGCAATTGAGGCCAGAGAACCTCGACAGCTGCATCTTGAAGGAGCTGCACTGGAAGCTGGACAATGTGGTGAAGAAGCAGAACGAGGCCTTGCAGCTGGTGTCcgagatggaggaggagagccatgCCCTCGAGGTGGACCGCAGCCTCCTTGCCAACCACAACGGCCTTGACTTGTCCATGGCGGAGGACAGGGCCTGGCGGGAAGGCTCCTCCGAGGCCTCAGATGCCATCGGAGACAACTGGAAGGTCAGGCAGCGGATGAGCGAGCTGGAGGAAGGCCTGCAAGAGCTGAAAGGGGTGTTAGAAGCCATCCAGGTCTCCCTGGGAGGAAGAGGCAAGGAGGCCGCCCAGCTGAAGGAGGTGCTCGATCGCctcgtcaccaagatggccgaaCTGcgccaggaggaagaggaggccctCAGGAAGCACGAGAAAGTCCGTGGCATGCTGTCCGTCAGAGCGCAAGCCCTGGGAGAGGAGTTGGCTGCCCTTCAGGAGAAATACGAGGAAGCGAGCGGGGAATGCTCCCGCCACAAGGAAGACCTTGCTTCCGAAAGGCAGAAGAATGAGGAGCTCATCGCTGAGGCTGTTGAGcatgaggaggaggtggaagagcTGAGAGGGAAGTCCCAGATGATGGAAAGCGCGATGGAGAAGATGAATAGGAAGATGGAAGAGCTGGCCAGGACCTGCCAGGACAGAGAAGGGAAG